The window ACCTCTCCGATGTCGTGTCCATCCCATGGTGTTCGCCGCAAGCTTTTCGATGGCGAAGTTTCATGCTTGCCCGACCTTTCTGCTTCGGCCCCTCCTTCCCGCTTGAAAACCGGAATAGATGTTATATTCTCTTCACCTAAAGGCTCGTCATGTGCATCATGGAGTCCTCCTCCGAAATCACGCAAAGGAGCCCCATAAATCAGCCATGTTAGGGCCACGTTGATCGTTTTTCAAACTAGTTTTATGCTTTGCTTTTAATGGCTAAGGGTTAAGTAGTTCAAGATAATGTGTGTTGGTTAACTAGGGTATCATGTGGGTGTACGTGTGCATTTCAGAGTTTGTTTGTATGTTTTGTATGTGGGGTTCTTTCATGCTTTTGTTGAGAAGTTGTGTTACATCGTAGAACATGATGGATTATCACCACAGTGTAATGGTTATTTATGAAATCACAAAGCAGTTAGTTTTATGGATGAGTTTTAACTACATGGATCACAGTTATCACCGAGTATCACATGACACAAAACTCAtaagtaaaggaagaataGTAGGGGGCATGGCTGCCAAATCCAATATTACATAAGGTTCGTCAAAGAGGGTGCAAAGTTAGAACCATCTACAAAAGATAAGGAGATGTGGCGACGCATATACTGTCACAGATCCTAATATCATCCACAACTCATTCAGTCAAAATATAACATACAAGGTCACTGAATTCAACCAGAACGAGGTAATACTAATCAAAAAGAAACAACGGTATTAAGTTCGACAACACACAAAAGCCCAGTTACCCATTTGTCCTGCCGCTGTGTCTTAAAGCTTCCCATCGGTGTCCAAAAGATCAAACACAAAGGATGCACGAGCCGTCTCGGGCAATCCCTGTCCAGTAGTTCAGGCTCTTTCACAAGCTTCTTAGACACATAGAACTGTAGTTTAAGCGTTAGCCCCGAAATACCTTTTAGCTGATCAAAAACCTCGGTCCGCTTGGTGCTAAGATCGAACTCATACCCAATCCGACTTGAAATCTCTTTCAAGCGCTCGTTTGTGTCAGTGTGAATCTGACCCATTAGAGTGATTATTCCGTCCATCTTGTCTTCTACTTTACGttttttgataacttttttGGGCACCTTTTTGGCTGCCCCAGATCCAGATCCTGACCCGCCCGTTGCTGCAGATCCTGACCCGCCCGCTGCTGCAGCAGTGCCTGACACCCCCCCTTCCCCTGTTCCAGCCGGTGCGCCAGCAGTCAAACCACCTTCGGTAACGGATTGGCTCTCGTCGACCATCTCGGGAAGGACCCCTTCTGGGAATACTTCGTCAGGAAACAGCTCTTCCAATGTCATGTGCTGAGATATCCCATCCTCAGTCCCGACTTCAGCTTTACTCCCGTAGATTTTACCAACTGCTTCACCAAGGTCTACCCCGCGTTCCCCATCGGCACGATCCGTACCAAAAACCTCCTTCCAGTCCTCAAATTGGGGCCAAGACTTGTTCCTCATATACTTGGCATGTTTGTCCTTCTGTACACAAACAATCGGCACAAACAATTGTTCAAAAGTATAGCAGATAGTTACTGACTCAGCCATTGGATGccaataaattaatgaatgatATCAGTCATGTGTTCCCAACAATTTAAACAAAGTATATGAAACTATTAATCCGGTTGTGGAATATTATCACATACAAAACTAGAAGCAAATAACAGAATACGAACCTTGACAAAATGTGCCCATTGCTCATCATCACATTCAATTCGGTACTTGCCGTCTGAGTTAAAGCCAATGCCGCTGTGATTGAGCATCATCTTAAGTGAACCGTAATTCCTCTTCCAAGTAGTTATTTTAGAATAGATGTGCGGGTGTGGCATGATATCAGTATTTGGAAATTCGCGCTTTATTGCCTCCCTCGCCCGCACAAGGTAACCTGTACGGTAACCATTGTCGGACTTCCAACCGTTGGCAACCAACTCCTTCAGCGTTGCCATAAGGATCTCTTCCTCCCGGACCGACCAGATGCGTCTCGA is drawn from Salvia hispanica cultivar TCC Black 2014 chromosome 6, UniMelb_Shisp_WGS_1.0, whole genome shotgun sequence and contains these coding sequences:
- the LOC125192284 gene encoding uncharacterized protein LOC125192284, with the translated sequence MPHPHIYSKITTWKRNYGSLKMMLNHSGIGFNSDGKYRIECDDEQWAHFVKKDKHAKYMRNKSWPQFEDWKEVFGTDRADGERGVDLGEAVGKIYGSKAEVGTEDGISQHMTLEELFPDEVFPEGVLPEMVDESQSVTEGGLTAGAPAGTGEGGVSGTAAAAGGSGSAATGGSGSGSGAAKKVPKKVIKKRKVEDKMDGIITLMGQIHTDTNERLKEISSRIGYEFDLSTKRTEVFDQLKGISGLTLKLQFYVSKKLVKEPELLDRDCPRRLVHPLCLIFWTPMGSFKTQRQDKWVTGLLCVVELNTVVSF